From the Lolium rigidum isolate FL_2022 chromosome 2, APGP_CSIRO_Lrig_0.1, whole genome shotgun sequence genome, one window contains:
- the LOC124693304 gene encoding chaperone protein dnaJ 6-like has protein sequence MASGGDRCGGEPAAGAGGDLYAVLGLKKECSDADLKGAYRKLAMKWHPDRCSSSSSTKHMVEAKEKFQQIQGAYSVLSDANKRFLYDVGVYEEEEDEDSLQGMGDFLGEMAHMMNQTRPTRQESFEELQQLFVDMFQSDIDSGFCNGSAKDQYDPFQRQTRTSSTSPSSSPSPPPPLATEVDVPSCNGINKRGSSAMGSGKPPRAGDVGAGHAQPEFCFGKSDAKQAPKARGGNASGRRNGQKQKLSSKHDVSSEDEMPSPQQYTVS, from the exons ATGGCCAGCGGCGGCGACAGGTGCGGCGGGGAaccggcggccggcgccggcggcgatctGTACGCCGTGCTGGGGCTCAAGAAGGAGTGCTCCGACGCCGACCTCAAGGGCGCGTACCGGAAGCTCGCTATG AAATGGCATCCGGAcagatgctcctcctccagcagcACCAAGCACATGGTGGAAGCCAAGGAGAAGTTCCAGCAGATCCAGGGCGCATATTCCG TCCTCTCTGATGCCAACAAGCGGTTCCTTTACGACGTTGGCGtctatgaagaagaagaggatgaagacagt TTGCAGGGGATGGGGGACTTTCTTGGTGAGATGGCTCATATGATGAACCAGACGCGGCCAACG AGGCAGGAAAGCTTTGAGGAGCTGCAGCAGCTATTTGTGGACATGTTCCAGTCTGATATAGACTCGGGATTCTGTAATGGTTCTGCCAAGGATCAGTATGACCCGTTTCAAAGACAGACTCGAACgtcctcgacctctccttcgtcGTCACCATCTCCGCCACCTCCGTTAGCTACGGAGGTAGATGTACCATCATGTAATGGCATTAACAAGCGTGGCTCATCAGCGATGGGCTCTGGGAAGCCTCCAAGAGCTGGTGATGTGGGGGCGGGTCATGCCCAACCTGAGTTTTGTTTTGGG AAGAGCGACGCCAAGCAAGCGCCAAAGGCGCGAGGCGGGAACGCTAGCGGGAGAAGGAACGGGCAGAAGCAGAAACTGTCGTCGAAGCACGACGTTTCATCTGAGGACGAGATGCCGAGTCCGCAGCAGTATACTGTATCTTAA